A genomic region of Thermodesulfobium narugense DSM 14796 contains the following coding sequences:
- a CDS encoding diguanylate cyclase, giving the protein MLPLKVLYIDLTKTFNVQISNLVANNVETLETCTKSQDIFIKIGEFRPDLVIFRSKNNSEIPIIVNKIKKDFPDIFLLLLLGRGINLKFSTNISFYYVDENFNQLTFLDFFFNLAKEINQQKMIVSDLKFYKEISFNIQNFVFVCQFDEIVFMNKNLLNYIGLSSLSEFNEKNLDIYDFFYPEEKSLYKGEGLKEWLVSIRNRGNKKNENVVFLKNSVLLKEFSIEPFWLDYSEIKDGEIVVISLFRMSNLDKYRNFKIIKRVRNPITNLYDKKVFLEELKKETQRSIRYKRPLSLIFLSNDNYNSIYSKFGKEIAHRVLREFCNRINDSIRSLDLFCSYSKNKFTILCPETDVFGALFVAKRIRTMITSETFSHGENLECTLGVTQYQPQEDIDIFVQRAIEAWNKSKQSGGKNIETILVPINY; this is encoded by the coding sequence TTGCTACCTTTAAAAGTTTTATATATTGATTTAACTAAAACTTTTAATGTTCAGATATCTAATTTGGTTGCAAACAACGTTGAGACTCTTGAAACGTGCACAAAATCTCAAGATATTTTCATAAAAATAGGTGAATTTAGACCAGATCTGGTAATATTTAGGTCGAAAAATAATTCAGAAATTCCGATTATTGTAAATAAAATTAAAAAGGATTTTCCTGATATCTTTTTGTTATTGCTTCTTGGAAGAGGAATTAATTTAAAATTTAGCACTAATATTAGCTTTTACTATGTGGATGAAAACTTCAATCAACTAACCTTTTTGGACTTTTTCTTTAACCTTGCCAAAGAAATTAATCAACAGAAGATGATAGTCTCTGATCTAAAATTCTATAAAGAAATCTCTTTTAATATCCAAAATTTTGTTTTTGTCTGTCAATTTGATGAAATTGTTTTTATGAATAAAAATCTCCTAAATTATATTGGTCTTTCAAGTTTAAGTGAATTTAACGAAAAAAATCTCGATATATATGACTTTTTCTATCCTGAGGAAAAAAGTTTATATAAAGGCGAGGGGTTGAAGGAATGGCTTGTAAGTATTAGAAATAGGGGCAATAAGAAAAATGAAAACGTTGTTTTTTTGAAAAATAGCGTTTTGTTAAAAGAATTTTCTATTGAACCCTTTTGGTTGGATTATTCAGAGATAAAAGATGGCGAAATAGTAGTTATTTCTTTGTTCAGAATGTCAAACTTGGATAAATATAGGAACTTTAAAATTATTAAAAGAGTGAGAAACCCTATCACCAACCTGTACGACAAAAAGGTCTTCCTTGAAGAATTAAAGAAGGAAACTCAAAGATCAATAAGATATAAGAGACCTCTTAGTTTAATTTTCTTGTCTAACGACAATTACAATAGCATTTACTCTAAATTTGGCAAAGAAATAGCCCACAGAGTCTTGAGAGAGTTTTGCAACAGGATTAACGATTCGATAAGAAGTCTTGACTTGTTTTGTAGTTATTCGAAAAATAAGTTTACTATACTTTGCCCTGAAACAGATGTCTTTGGTGCACTGTTCGTTGCTAAGAGAATTAGAACTATGATAACATCTGAAACCTTTTCGCATGGGGAAAATCTTGAATGCACCCTTGGCGTAACTCAATATCAACCACAAGAAGATATTGATATATTTGTACAAAGAGCAATAGAAGCGTGGAATAAATCCAAACAAAGCGGCGGAAAGAACATAGAAACAATACTGGTACCAATTAATTACTAA
- a CDS encoding geranylgeranyl reductase family protein, giving the protein MNNRILEFDVIICGAGPAGSTAAFLLAKKGLRVALIDKEVFPRDKLCGGLLTKKSYNLIDSIFGINFLRQETEFFSNRFEVYYGRTKIISSFSKKLFLYVDRKKFDFAILKKAIESGAYFFEKTKVVDIDVNNLLVFTNNNTFKGRYIVAADGVNSIIRSSLVKNEIIDIREYKDNLTLAMEFYDYKFTTDRASLYFGFTKFGYGWIFPNKERTIVGMGALISKNNGLIKKQFNNFLNSIGYKEPTKVFSHLIPTGWIPNRVGFNNILLVGDAGGFVDPITGEGIYYAVRTGQVATDAILISEKNKLFAEINYERFLDKMLKDLRNRKRYRNIVFGTKFRLFIKIFLLVQLIVFRDKILDFIHEPS; this is encoded by the coding sequence ATGAACAATAGAATATTAGAATTTGATGTAATTATTTGTGGTGCAGGGCCTGCTGGATCTACAGCGGCCTTTTTGTTGGCAAAAAAAGGTTTAAGAGTAGCATTGATTGATAAAGAAGTTTTTCCTAGAGATAAGCTTTGCGGGGGATTATTAACAAAAAAATCTTATAACTTAATTGATTCAATATTTGGAATTAATTTTTTACGACAAGAAACTGAATTTTTTTCCAATAGATTCGAGGTTTATTATGGGAGAACAAAAATAATATCATCATTTTCAAAAAAGTTATTTCTCTATGTCGATAGAAAAAAATTTGATTTTGCAATTTTAAAGAAGGCAATAGAATCTGGAGCTTATTTTTTTGAAAAAACTAAGGTTGTAGATATAGATGTAAACAATTTGTTGGTATTTACAAATAACAATACTTTTAAGGGGAGATATATTGTTGCTGCTGACGGTGTGAATAGCATTATAAGAAGCTCTTTGGTAAAAAATGAAATTATAGATATCCGTGAGTATAAAGATAATTTGACTCTTGCTATGGAATTTTATGATTATAAATTTACAACTGATCGGGCTTCTTTATATTTTGGATTTACAAAATTTGGCTATGGATGGATTTTTCCTAATAAAGAAAGAACTATTGTTGGAATGGGAGCGCTAATAAGCAAAAACAATGGTTTGATAAAAAAGCAGTTCAATAATTTTTTAAACTCAATTGGATATAAAGAGCCAACAAAAGTTTTTTCTCATCTAATACCTACAGGTTGGATTCCGAATAGAGTTGGTTTCAATAATATTTTGTTAGTAGGTGATGCGGGTGGTTTTGTAGATCCTATAACAGGTGAGGGCATATATTATGCTGTTAGAACTGGCCAAGTGGCAACTGATGCAATTTTAATTTCTGAGAAAAATAAGCTTTTTGCTGAAATTAACTATGAACGGTTTTTAGATAAGATGCTTAAAGATTTGAGGAATAGAAAAAGGTATAGAAACATTGTTTTTGGCACAAAGTTTAGGCTTTTTATAAAAATCTTTCTTTTAGTTCAGTTGATCGTGTTTAGAGACAAAATACTTGATTTTATTCACGAGCCCTCTTAA
- a CDS encoding DsrE family protein codes for MNEKVVVMSTSGPEDPEKATLAYVMANAALAMDAEVIVCLQASGVYTVTKGVYEHIKAPGHDPIKKHVENFLSNGGKIFLCIPCCEERGITKEMIVDGCELTKAGKAIKEILEANSVLNY; via the coding sequence ATGAACGAAAAAGTTGTAGTCATGTCAACAAGTGGGCCTGAAGATCCAGAAAAGGCAACTCTTGCATACGTAATGGCTAACGCAGCCCTTGCAATGGACGCTGAGGTAATAGTTTGTTTGCAGGCAAGCGGCGTATATACAGTAACGAAAGGTGTTTACGAACACATAAAAGCTCCCGGACACGATCCTATAAAAAAGCATGTTGAGAATTTTCTTTCAAATGGAGGAAAGATATTCCTTTGCATTCCATGTTGTGAAGAAAGAGGAATTACTAAAGAAATGATAGTTGATGGCTGCGAACTAACAAAGGCAGGAAAGGCTATCAAAGAAATATTAGAAGCTAATTCAGTATTAAATTATTAA
- the rd gene encoding rubredoxin — protein sequence MDKYVCTICGYVYDPAVGDPDGGIAPNTPFEQIPDDWQCPVCGASKSDFKKQD from the coding sequence ATGGATAAATATGTTTGCACAATTTGTGGTTATGTATACGATCCAGCCGTTGGAGACCCAGATGGTGGAATAGCACCAAACACTCCTTTCGAACAAATACCTGATGACTGGCAATGCCCTGTATGTGGAGCTTCAAAGTCTGATTTTAAAAAACAGGACTAG
- a CDS encoding COG4705 family protein — protein MEKDLKNIFFNESNLLKVPKITIYFWVAKLLSTAMGEATSDYLVFHTNPYLAVIACSLIFVGSIWLQMKSNRYYAHYYWFAVIMVSIFGTQIADVIHVVLGVPYSFSTLFFLITLILTLAAWKSKEKTLSIHSIYTSRREAFYWATIVITFALGTAAGDMTAFTLNLGYFESGLLFTVMFSIPIIAYFMFDFNEIAAFWIAYIMTRPLGASFADWADKPIRFGGLGFGSFTVSLILTLAILVVILFLIVFKIDDPNQFLKRARE, from the coding sequence ATGGAAAAAGATCTAAAAAATATATTTTTTAATGAAAGCAACCTCTTGAAAGTACCAAAAATAACAATTTACTTTTGGGTTGCAAAACTTCTCTCTACTGCTATGGGAGAAGCCACTTCAGATTATTTGGTTTTTCATACAAATCCATATTTAGCAGTAATTGCATGCAGTTTAATCTTCGTTGGTTCAATATGGCTACAAATGAAAAGCAATAGATATTATGCGCATTACTATTGGTTCGCAGTAATAATGGTTAGCATATTTGGAACTCAAATAGCCGACGTAATACATGTAGTTTTGGGTGTCCCATACAGTTTTTCTACTCTATTTTTTCTCATAACACTAATTCTAACTTTAGCAGCCTGGAAATCCAAAGAAAAAACTCTTTCTATACACAGCATATATACCTCACGACGAGAAGCATTTTATTGGGCGACCATTGTTATAACATTTGCCCTTGGAACAGCAGCCGGAGATATGACTGCCTTTACTCTCAATCTTGGATATTTTGAATCAGGGTTGCTTTTTACAGTAATGTTCTCCATTCCAATAATTGCATATTTCATGTTTGATTTTAATGAAATAGCTGCATTTTGGATTGCATATATAATGACCAGACCTCTTGGAGCCTCATTTGCTGATTGGGCCGATAAACCTATAAGATTTGGTGGACTTGGTTTTGGATCATTTACAGTAAGCCTAATATTAACCCTTGCAATTTTGGTAGTAATACTTTTCTTAATTGTCTTCAAAATTGATGATCCTAACCAGTTTCTTAAGAGGGCTCGTGAATAA
- a CDS encoding DsrE family protein, protein MSEKLVITLSSGPENPEKATLAYVMANAALAMDAEVLMVLQSNGVYTVTKGVYEHIKAPGHDPIKKHVENFLSNGGKFYVCIPCCQERDISQDQILEGCEMAKSGKAMKAILEAKTTLNY, encoded by the coding sequence ATGAGTGAAAAACTTGTAATTACCTTATCTTCTGGACCAGAAAACCCAGAAAAGGCAACTCTTGCATACGTAATGGCTAACGCAGCCCTTGCAATGGACGCTGAGGTATTAATGGTTCTCCAATCAAATGGAGTCTACACGGTAACAAAAGGTGTTTACGAACACATAAAAGCTCCCGGACACGATCCTATAAAAAAGCATGTTGAGAATTTTCTTTCAAATGGAGGAAAATTTTACGTTTGCATACCTTGCTGCCAGGAAAGAGACATTTCTCAAGATCAGATACTTGAAGGCTGTGAGATGGCCAAATCTGGCAAAGCAATGAAAGCTATATTAGAAGCAAAAACCACATTAAATTATTAA
- a CDS encoding iron-containing alcohol dehydrogenase — translation MYNFVFQNTTKVYFGPNQLSHLGEELKQFGKRVLLTYGGGTIKKIGLYDKVMDELKKADLTVFELSGIEPNPRHTTVNKGRDICKKEKIDVLLAVGGGSTIDCTKLIAAATFYDGDSWDLVTHKAPVTKALPVCTILTLAATGSEMNSGAVISNIQTNEKYGLIHPLLQPKVSFLDPTNTYSVSAYQTACGSADILSHVFDVFYFNKAEKMDMVERVMEDVIKTVIKYAPIAIKEPTNYQARANLMWASSWALNGFLQTGGEFHAPCHAMEHELSAFYDITHGLGLAILTPRWMEYILDESNVSQFKKFGINVFGIDPKLPDMEIARKAISSLSDFLFNKLGLKSTLSEVGIDDKNFKIMAHKACRGGVLSGYKPLTEEDVEKIYRMCL, via the coding sequence ATGTACAATTTTGTATTTCAGAACACAACAAAAGTTTACTTTGGACCAAATCAGCTTTCTCACTTAGGCGAGGAGTTAAAACAATTTGGTAAAAGAGTGCTTCTTACATATGGAGGAGGTACGATTAAGAAGATTGGCCTTTATGATAAGGTTATGGATGAGCTAAAAAAGGCTGATCTTACAGTGTTTGAGTTGTCTGGTATTGAGCCAAACCCCAGACATACAACTGTCAACAAAGGCAGAGATATATGCAAAAAGGAAAAGATTGATGTACTGCTTGCTGTTGGTGGTGGTTCTACAATAGACTGCACTAAGTTAATTGCAGCTGCAACTTTTTATGATGGAGATAGTTGGGATCTTGTAACCCACAAAGCGCCAGTTACAAAAGCTTTGCCAGTATGTACAATATTAACCCTAGCTGCTACAGGGTCTGAAATGAATTCGGGAGCTGTTATTAGTAATATACAAACCAATGAGAAATATGGCCTTATTCATCCATTGCTTCAACCAAAGGTTTCTTTTCTTGACCCTACAAATACGTATTCTGTAAGCGCATACCAAACTGCTTGCGGTAGTGCTGATATTTTGTCTCATGTTTTTGATGTGTTTTATTTTAATAAAGCAGAAAAGATGGATATGGTAGAGCGAGTTATGGAAGACGTTATAAAAACTGTTATTAAATATGCTCCAATTGCAATAAAAGAGCCTACTAACTATCAGGCAAGAGCAAACCTAATGTGGGCATCAAGTTGGGCTTTGAATGGATTTTTGCAAACAGGCGGCGAATTTCATGCTCCCTGTCATGCAATGGAACATGAACTTTCTGCTTTTTATGACATTACTCATGGCTTGGGTCTTGCTATACTTACACCTCGTTGGATGGAATATATCCTTGATGAGTCAAATGTCTCACAATTTAAAAAATTTGGAATTAATGTCTTTGGAATCGATCCTAAACTGCCCGATATGGAAATTGCAAGAAAAGCAATATCATCATTGAGCGACTTTTTGTTTAATAAATTAGGTCTTAAAAGCACTCTTAGTGAAGTTGGCATCGATGATAAGAATTTCAAAATTATGGCACATAAAGCCTGTAGGGGTGGGGTTTTGAGCGGATATAAACCATTGACTGAAGAAGACGTTGAAAAAATATACAGGATGTGCTTGTAG
- a CDS encoding Vgb family protein has translation MKKYWSKILIIAVSFVIIISIIFVINFKPSKTLSNSSKISDDSNTYLFYKCNPNGELEFKNLYFYTQNEQDKKISTIESLQQAGYKNLGGPDELLIKDSRGFVTSTKTINLSCKIRDFTYNITVGAMTGNPNPVGQCGAFSSHWIEIEKGNSTILPKTVLQTCNSQSAISKITINSAGQIQVYKTNPYSQSGSANPMDTNKKRTIYVGQTPDAIATDNFGNIWVSNYQSQNIAKINQDGEVDLFNLKGSPTNIAVDSYGNVFVIVEDSIIKLTQEGKIIGTYKIADGLNYIFIDPQNNVWVDDWKDGKIFKLNENGNITKTYQASYGAYQIIMDKSNNLWVASSYGPLILLYPNGHIKECSQCCVNKITTANNTAWITTGKLLDNSIMLRHINANCEILPQSYKLNIQPTGIAIDNKDNIWISGNKKEGEGVLEEISESEMHVYLLGKFPGPLVIDKYNNIWVISGTNTVTEFYKLANNAQTKSSENPTSGLNPHLPIAIHHTFPENIGK, from the coding sequence ATGAAAAAATATTGGTCAAAGATATTAATCATTGCAGTTAGCTTTGTAATTATTATCTCTATAATCTTTGTAATCAATTTTAAACCCTCTAAAACTTTGTCCAATAGTTCCAAAATTTCTGATGATTCGAATACCTATCTTTTTTACAAATGTAATCCAAATGGTGAACTTGAATTTAAAAATTTATATTTCTATACCCAAAATGAACAAGACAAAAAAATTAGCACCATAGAATCGCTTCAACAAGCCGGTTATAAAAATCTAGGAGGACCAGATGAGCTTTTAATAAAAGACAGCAGAGGGTTCGTAACCTCAACAAAAACTATAAATTTATCTTGCAAAATTAGGGACTTCACATATAACATCACTGTTGGTGCAATGACGGGAAATCCTAATCCTGTGGGCCAATGTGGTGCCTTTAGCAGCCATTGGATAGAAATAGAAAAAGGAAACAGCACAATTTTGCCAAAAACTGTGTTACAAACATGTAATTCACAAAGCGCTATTTCAAAGATTACAATTAATTCAGCCGGTCAAATCCAGGTCTATAAAACAAATCCCTATTCTCAATCAGGATCTGCTAATCCTATGGATACTAATAAAAAGCGAACAATTTATGTAGGGCAAACCCCAGATGCAATAGCTACAGATAATTTTGGAAATATTTGGGTTTCAAATTATCAAAGTCAAAATATTGCAAAAATTAATCAAGATGGAGAGGTAGATCTTTTTAATCTAAAAGGTAGCCCAACAAATATTGCAGTAGATAGTTATGGCAATGTCTTTGTTATTGTTGAAGACAGTATAATAAAGCTTACTCAAGAGGGGAAAATAATTGGTACTTACAAAATAGCAGATGGTCTGAATTACATCTTTATAGATCCGCAAAATAACGTTTGGGTAGATGACTGGAAAGATGGGAAAATTTTTAAACTTAATGAGAATGGAAACATAACAAAAACCTATCAAGCAAGTTACGGCGCATATCAAATAATAATGGATAAGTCCAACAATCTATGGGTTGCTTCAAGTTATGGGCCCTTAATACTACTTTATCCAAATGGACACATAAAAGAATGCTCTCAATGTTGCGTAAATAAGATTACTACAGCTAATAATACAGCGTGGATTACTACAGGCAAGCTTTTAGATAATAGCATTATGTTAAGACACATAAACGCAAATTGTGAAATCTTGCCTCAAAGTTACAAATTGAATATCCAACCTACAGGAATAGCAATAGATAATAAAGACAATATATGGATTTCTGGAAACAAAAAAGAGGGTGAAGGAGTCCTAGAAGAAATAAGTGAATCAGAAATGCACGTATATTTACTTGGAAAATTCCCAGGTCCTTTAGTCATCGACAAATATAATAACATATGGGTAATAAGTGGAACAAATACTGTAACAGAATTTTATAAATTAGCAAATAATGCACAAACAAAATCAAGTGAAAACCCAACTTCTGGTCTTAATCCTCATCTTCCAATAGCAATTCATCATACTTTCCCAGAAAATATTGGAAAGTGA
- the rbr gene encoding rubrerythrin, producing the protein MSVKGTKTEKNLLASFAGESQARTRYTFFASQAKKEGYEQIAAIFLETAENEKEHAKRFFSFLEGGDVEITASYPAGVIGTTLENLKAAAEGEHLEHTVLYPQAAEVAEKEGFPEIATLFRNIAKVEAAHERRYRKLYTNVQNNEVFKKTVKTVWKCRNCGYLHEGIEAPQTCPSCLHPQAYFELFSEPY; encoded by the coding sequence ATGAGTGTAAAGGGCACCAAAACAGAAAAAAATCTTCTTGCTTCGTTTGCAGGCGAATCCCAGGCAAGAACAAGGTATACTTTTTTTGCTTCACAGGCGAAAAAGGAAGGGTACGAGCAAATTGCTGCAATTTTTTTGGAAACTGCAGAAAATGAGAAAGAGCACGCCAAGAGATTTTTTAGCTTCCTTGAGGGCGGCGATGTTGAAATTACAGCTTCTTACCCAGCTGGTGTAATAGGCACTACACTAGAGAACCTCAAAGCCGCAGCAGAAGGAGAACACCTAGAACATACAGTATTATATCCTCAGGCAGCAGAAGTTGCAGAAAAGGAAGGTTTCCCTGAAATAGCTACGTTATTTAGGAATATAGCCAAAGTTGAGGCAGCCCATGAAAGAAGATATAGAAAACTCTACACAAACGTTCAAAACAATGAAGTCTTCAAGAAAACAGTAAAAACTGTTTGGAAATGTAGAAATTGCGGCTATCTTCACGAAGGAATCGAAGCACCACAAACTTGTCCAAGCTGCTTACACCCACAAGCTTATTTCGAACTCTTTTCAGAACCCTATTAA